A region from the Algoriphagus machipongonensis genome encodes:
- the mtaB gene encoding tRNA (N(6)-L-threonylcarbamoyladenosine(37)-C(2))-methylthiotransferase MtaB: MKKVAFYTLGCKLNFSETSTISRQFEDKGYLKVDFQENPDIFIINTCSVTENADKKCKKIVKEAKKISPNSYVTIIGCYAQLKPKEISEIPDVDAVLGAAEKFRLIELLDDFAKAQETKVLASEIQEATTFNNAYSINDRTRTFLKVQDGCNYGCAFCTIPLARGKSRSNTIESVLESAREIAATDVKEIVLTGVNIGDFGIVDGKRNERFADLVFALDDVEGINRFRISSIEPNLLTNEIISFAAQSKRFVPHFHVPLQSGSNTILRKMGRRYLRELYVDRVSKIKSLMPHACIGVDVIVGFPGETDELFLETYNFLNELDISYLHVFTYSERANTRATEMEGVVPKKVRNERSKMLRILSEKKRRKFYEENLGKTFTVLFEEDIENGKMHGFTENYIRVAAKYDPLLINELKTVTLDQINEQGTVEVLEPEVVYEKH, from the coding sequence GTGAAAAAGGTAGCATTCTATACTTTGGGCTGTAAGCTCAATTTTTCTGAGACTTCTACGATCAGTAGACAGTTTGAAGACAAAGGATATTTGAAAGTGGATTTTCAGGAAAACCCTGATATTTTCATCATCAATACTTGCTCAGTGACAGAAAATGCTGATAAGAAATGTAAGAAGATTGTGAAGGAAGCCAAAAAGATTTCACCTAATTCTTATGTTACCATCATCGGTTGCTACGCACAATTGAAACCGAAGGAAATTTCTGAAATCCCAGATGTGGATGCTGTGCTTGGGGCTGCGGAGAAATTCCGGTTGATTGAATTGTTGGATGACTTTGCCAAGGCTCAGGAAACAAAAGTTCTGGCTTCCGAAATTCAAGAGGCAACCACCTTTAATAATGCCTACTCTATTAATGACAGAACCCGAACCTTTTTAAAGGTACAGGATGGCTGTAATTATGGATGTGCTTTTTGTACCATTCCTCTAGCCCGTGGAAAAAGTAGAAGTAACACTATTGAGAGTGTTTTGGAGTCTGCAAGAGAAATTGCTGCAACAGACGTTAAAGAAATCGTGTTGACCGGAGTCAACATTGGCGATTTTGGGATCGTTGATGGAAAGAGAAATGAACGCTTTGCTGATTTGGTTTTTGCTTTGGATGATGTTGAAGGCATCAATAGATTTAGAATCTCTTCTATCGAGCCTAACTTGCTAACCAATGAGATCATCAGTTTTGCTGCGCAATCCAAAAGATTTGTTCCTCATTTCCATGTACCGCTTCAATCCGGGTCTAACACCATTTTAAGAAAAATGGGAAGAAGGTACCTACGTGAGCTTTACGTGGATCGTGTTTCAAAGATTAAATCCTTAATGCCTCATGCTTGCATTGGTGTGGATGTCATTGTAGGCTTTCCTGGGGAAACCGATGAGCTATTTCTTGAAACCTATAATTTCTTAAATGAATTAGACATTTCTTATTTACACGTTTTTACCTATTCGGAAAGAGCCAATACCCGGGCTACCGAAATGGAGGGCGTAGTACCTAAGAAAGTTCGAAATGAACGCTCAAAAATGCTTAGAATCCTTTCTGAAAAGAAAAGAAGGAAGTTTTATGAAGAAAACCTTGGAAAAACTTTCACTGTCTTGTTCGAGGAAGATATTGAAAATGGGAAAATGCACGGGTTTACTGAGAACTACATTCGAGTAGCAGCTAAATATGATCCACTTCTAATCAACGAATTAAAGACAGTGACGCTTGATCAGATAAATGAGCAAGGAACTGTGGAAGTGCTAGAGCCGGAAGTAGTTTATGAAAAACATTAA